A genome region from Eremothecium gossypii ATCC 10895 chromosome VII, complete sequence includes the following:
- the SNF5 gene encoding Snf5p (Syntenic homolog of Saccharomyces cerevisiae YBR289W (SNF5)), whose amino-acid sequence MNNQNPFANIGTPSFNLSQIPQHILQSLTPMQLQMIQQRHRQILMQRQQHQMGAGGAAGAASSAEGIGNQDGHQAGSQHQSPNVMTPVGAGGMGTPGMSGMMERSGSNQGVYLNVAQKAQLLKAQQQQLALMQQQQIQQAQAQQSPQAQQAQQGLHNQQAQHSPRNAQVKQAQQSHQVQAQQSQQNQPSQQTQQVQQMLQRQQQQQETQRQQKQQQQQQQLSQSPQPGQSPVVTPSINLPVQIAQLPPHLQLQWLNNLKQQAISKNNGNAVAMITQLQQQVQMSIQQKQQQQQQHQQQQQQQQQHQQQQNQQHQQQQHQQQQHQQQHQQNQLQQKQQQQQQQQQQQNQQHQQLQQQQLQQQPQQQPQQPQQPQQPQQPQPQPQPQPQPQPQQPQQPQQQSQQHQQQQQQQLQQQLQPQPQPHHHHHHQQQKQQLQQQQQQQLQQQQQQQQQNQQHQQHQQQNQQHQHQQQQQHQQQQQQQQQSPQQQSPQSQVHGNLPDLSKGGMSPSMQMSPNPQAQGPQPTQQVPHYMSHLPSGSQIPRQSTPQSSGTPQPLQKQLLPQGQMGTVNHASEHSNNLQISSSVPPNVSVSHMGTSTEADLPKFQTIYEDPKETLLTSSDAWSRSLKAQNIDPPSDLLLYEQIISRDQLNSLQLVRERNGYEPMSKFGFSNKEYLTRLLQDLNYYKELKNTRMKSITNTSQGTVSKSIWGDGYSGYGNGFTNTVTNVVIGGELSGEYISLNDVYDVTMQHDIEELVPIRLEFDTERDRFSLRDTFIWNKNEKLVKLEEFVMRTLEDYRFAQPTQYCDAVLNAIREQLNEFQTNPFKHIRNANRIGGDDLRIKIRLDIVVGQNELLDTVEWDISNPDNDPEEFAQVMCEELQLPGEFMTAIAHSIREQVHVYHKALALIGYKFDGSFIDDDDIRSRFLPVITLDEVFRASSDCKTYTPNLLEISAPELERLEKDKDRDTRRKRRQGRFNRRGAVAFPDAMPDLNDIPKTFRIPVPSTILPGGVDLGPPVGSYTVVSTSSQQPRPPKPRPVEAPCRIITHERGRSLLLSIRLRAPVATAQKAPATAPGVAPAVPPVVLSDNPTPPYPYAVPSQLDAQDSPRHR is encoded by the coding sequence ATGAACAATCAAAACCCTTTTGCAAATATCGGCACGCCCAGCTTTAACCTGTCGCAGATCCCGCAGCACATTCTACAAAGTCTCACACCGATGCAGTTGCAGATGATACAACAGCGGCATCGTCAGATTCTAATGCAGAGACAACAGCACCAGATGGGCGCGGGCGGAGCGGCTGGAGCGGCTAGCTCTGCGGAGGGCATCGGCAACCAGGACGGCCACCAGGCCGGCTCACAGCACCAGTCACCGAACGTGATGACACCTGTGGGCGCGGGAGGGATGGGCACTCCTGGGATGAGCGGAATGATGGAGCGCTCGGGAAGTAACCAGGGCGTATACCTGAATGTCGCGCAGAAGGCACAGCTGCTGAAagctcagcagcagcaactAGCTCTAATGCAACAGCAGCAAATACAACAAGCACAGGCGCAGCAGTCGCCGCAGGCGCAACAGGCGCAACAAGGCCTTCATAATCAGCAAGCACAGCATTCTCCCCGCAATGCACAGGTGAAACAGGCTCAGCAGTCACATCAAGTTCAGGCCCAGCAAAGTCAGCAGAATCAACCGTCACAGCAGACTCAACAAGTCCAGCAGATGCTACAACGccaacagcagcagcaggagaCACAGCGCCAACAGAAgcagcaacaacaacagcagcaACTGAGTCAATCTCCGCAGCCTGGTCAATCACCGGTGGTGACACCATCAATTAATCTCCCGGTGCAGATTGCCCAGCTGCCGCCACATCTACAGTTGCAATGGCTAAACAACCTGAAGCAGCAGGCCATATCCAAGAATAACGGTAATGCCGTCGCGATGATAACGCAACTACAGCAGCAAGTTCAGATGAGTATCCAGCAgaaacagcagcagcaacaacaacatcaacaacaacaacaacaacaacaacaacatcaacaacaacaaaatcaacaacatcaacaacaacaacatcaacaacaacaacatCAACAACAACATCAACAAAATCAACTACAACAaaaacagcagcagcagcagcaacaacaacaacaacaaaatcaacaacatcaacagctgcaacaacaacaactGCAACAACAGCCACAACAACAACCACAACAACCACAACAACCACAACAACCACAACAACCACAACCACAACCACAACCACAACCACAACCACAACCACAACAACCACAACAGCCACAACAGCAATCACAACAAcatcagcagcagcaacaacaacaactgcaacaacaactacaaccacaaccacaaccacatcatcatcatcatcatcaacAACAAAAACAACAACTACAACAacagcaacaacaacaactacaacaacaacaacaacaacaacaacaaaatcaacaacatcaacaacatcaacaacaaaatcaacaacatcaacatcaacagcaacagcaacatcaacagcaacagcaacagcagcagcaatCACCGCAGCAACAATCACCGCAGTCCCAGGTTCACGGGAATCTGCCTGACCTTTCCAAGGGCGGCATGTCTCCGTCGATGCAAATGTCACCCAATCCGCAGGCGCAGGGGCCACAACCCACACAACAAGTGCCTCATTATATGTCGCATCTGCCTTCCGGCTCCCAAATACCGCGCCAATCAACACCACAGTCTTCAGGCACTCCACAGCCGTTACagaagcagctgctgcctCAGGGCCAAATGGGCACCGTGAATCATGCTTCTGAGCATAGCAATAACCTACAAATCTCATCTTCGGTACCGCCAAATGTGTCCGTGTCCCATATGGGCACTTCAACTGAAGCTGATCTGCCAAAGTTTCAGACAATATACGAAGATCCAAAGGAAACACTACTAACGTCCTCCGATGCCTGGTCTCGTTCTTTGAAAGCACAGAACATAGATCCACCGTCGGATCTCCTCCTCTATGAACAGATCATATCCCGCGACCAGCTGAACTCTTTGCAATTAGTAAGGGAGCGTAATGGATACGAGCCTATGAGTAAGTTTGGATTCAGTAATAAGGAATACCTCAcgcggctgctgcaggaTCTTAATTACTACAAAGAACTCAAAAATACCCGCATGAAGTCCATTACAAATACCTCACAGGGCACCGTATCAAAGAGCATTTGGGGGGACGGATACTCGGGGTATGGTAACGGCTTCACCAATACTGTGACGAATGTGGTCATTGGCGGCGAGCTGAGCGGCGAATACATCTCCCTCAATGATGTCTACGATGTCACAATGCAGCACGATATCGAGGAACTCGTGCCGATCCGGCTTGAGTTTGACACGGAGCGCGATCGTTTCTCCCTGCGTGATACCTTCATTTGGAACAAAAACGAAAAGCTGGTCAAGTTGGAGGAATTTGTAATGCGCACACTCGAGGACTATCGTTTTGCTCAGCCCACGCAGTACTGTGATGCCGTGCTGAACGCCATCAGGGAGCAGCTCAACGAGTTCCAGACAAACCCTTTCAAGCACATACGGAACGCCAACCGCATCGGGGGGGACGACCTGCGTATCAAAATCCGCCTCGACATTGTGGTCGGCCAGAACGAGCTCCTCGATACCGTCGAGTGGGACATCTCCAACCCTGATAACGACCCAGAGGAGTTCGCGCAGGTCATGTGCGAAGAGCTGCAACTGCCCGGGGAGTTCATGACGGCGATCGCCCACTCCATCCGCGAGCAGGTCCACGTCTACCACAAGGCCCTGGCGCTCATTGGCTACAAATTCGACGGCTCCTTCatcgacgacgacgacatCCGGTCCCGCTTTTTACCTGTTATCACGCTCGATGAGGTCTTCCGCGCCTCATCCGATTGCAAGACCTACACCCCCAACCTCCTGGAGATCTCAGCTCCCGAGCTCGAGCGCCTGGAAAAGGACAAGGACCGCGACACCCGCCGCAAGCGCCGCCAAGGCCGCTTCAACCGTCGCGGCGCCGTCGCGTTTCCCGACGCCATGCCCGACCTCAATGACATCCCCAAGACCTTTCGCATCCCTGTGCCGTCTACTATCCTGCCCGGCGGCGTCGACCTCGGCCCTCCGGTCGGCTCCTACACCGTCGTGTCTACTTCCTCGCAGCAGCCCCGCCCGCCAAAGCCGCGCCCCGTCGAGGCCCCGTGCCGCATCATTACACATGAGCGCGGCCGTAGCCTGCTATTAAGCATccgcctgcgcgcgcccgTGGCCACGGCCCAGAAGGCCCCGGCCACCGCTCCCGGCGTGGCCCCGGCTGTCCCGCCGGTTGTCTTATCCGATAACCCCACGCCTCCATATCCATATGCCGTGCCATCTCAACTCGATGCCCAAGACTCACCACGTCACAGGTGA
- the APM3 gene encoding Apm3p (Syntenic homolog of Saccharomyces cerevisiae YBR288C (APM3); 1-intron), with protein sequence MYTSIYITDSKKNLVFEYLLTSQAPTFQQLCSKIAGRDAAMDAMVAISKDMSLYRQAVGPEKLWYWALCQACGDPLEPQMFLAQYHQVLIEYFDKEALTVKKLVNNADRLALLLHAMLDAGEVAVTDSNRLRQLVPLRNDLSTILNSATKTLANTVKYADSKQLFGAPVATGKVEAGQTVPWRTADCRYVNNEIYVDLVETVNATLRQKGSSLTLINGSLSGKIDVKCYLSGNPTVQLKLRTSGHPLDNSALHRCVELGEAGVATMNFVPPDGRFTLAEYAIDLSAISQAARRLTNLGLVTVSLASGLGQHRDEFEIKVIIGNSTQVAAIEDLRITVYFPDISDAAKIKILRTTHGGWESDLSRVRGVWAFDKQTAVGSVPVLRGCVENPESTPHAPPVFPSHLAVSYSHVGQLPSGIRVDTIALSDLPPGSKPFKGVKYTSRAGDYIVRA encoded by the exons ATGTACACTAGCATCTACATTACAGATTCCAAGAA GAACCTAGTGTTTGAATATCTGCTGACATCGCAAGCTCCCACTTTTCAGCAGCTATGTAGCAAGATTGCAGGTCGGGATGCGGCAATGGACGCCATGGTAGCGATAAGCAAGGACATGTCGCTGTATCGGCAGGCGGTGGGGCCTGAGAAGCTGTGGTACTGGGCGCTGTGCCAAGCGTGTGGGGACCCCCTAGAGCCACAAATGTTCCTGGCACAATACCACCAGGTGCTGATTGAGTACTTTGACAAGGAGGCACTGACGGTCAAGAAACTGGTCAACAACGCAGACCGGCTGGCACTACTGCTACACGCCATGCTAGATGCGGGGGAGGTGGCGGTGACGGATTCGAACCGCCTGCGGCAGCTGGTTCCGCTCCGCAACGACCTCTCTACCATCTTGAACAGCGCGACCAAGACGCTGGCAAATACCGTCAAGTACGCGGACTCGAAACAGCTGTTCGGGGCGCCGGTCGCCACAGGCAAGGTCGAGGCAGGCCAAACTGTTCCCTGGCGCACCGCCGACTGCCGCTACGTCAATAACGAAATCTACGTGGACCTGGTGGAGACTGTCAATGCCACGCTGCGCCAGAAGGGTTCGTCGCTCACGCTGATCAACGGATCCCTTAGTGGCAAAATCGATGTCAAATGCTATCTTTCCGGCAACCCGACAGTACAGCTCAAGCTGCGGACCAGCGGCCATCCCCTAGATAACTCCGCGCTCCACCGCTGTGTTGAGCTGGGCGAGGCTGGCGTGGCCACCATGAACTTTGTGCCACCCGACGGCCGGTTCACGCTTGCCGAGTATGCCATCGACCTCAGCGCCATAAGCCAggccgcccgccgcctcACCAACCTCGGTCTGGTGACAGTCTCGCTGGCGTCCGGCCTCGGGCAGCACAGGGACGAGTTTGAGATCAAGGTCATCATCGGCAATTCCACGCAAGTCGCCGCCATCGAGGACTTGCGCATCACCGTCTACTTCCCCGACATATCAGACGCTGCAAAGATCAAGATCCTACGCACCACCCACGGCGGCTGGGAGTCCGACCTCTCCCGTGTCCGCGGCGTCTGGGCGTTTGACAAGCAGACGGCTGTCGGATCGGTGCCCGTCCTCAGAGGCTGTGTCGAGAACCCGGAATCCACTCCCCATGCCCCGCCCGTCTTCCCGTCCCATCTCGCGGTAAGCTACAGCCATGTCGGCCAATTGCCCAGCGGCA